In Methanococcus voltae PS, the genomic stretch ATGTAGCCAAGGAATACAACAAAAAAGACCCTAAAAATCCTAAAAAAGTTATTATGGTCACTGAAATGTCCCACGGTGGCGCTACATCATTTATGCAACCTATTGCAAATGAAATTGCAAAAATGGCAGGCGATTTAAAAGTAAATGGTATTGTTGCACCATCAACAAGACCTGCGAGGCTTAAAGAATTAAAAGAGATTGCAAATAATGCTTTTGTAATTTCGCCTGGTGTTGGTGCACAAGGTGGAGATTTGAAAGAAGTTTTAAAAGTTTTAGATGAAAATGATTACGTAATCGTGGGTAGAGCAATTTACTTAAATGAAAATCCAAAAGAAAGTGCAAAAAAATATAAGGAATTACTTTAATTTTTACTTTTTTATTTTATTAGTTATTTTTTATTATTTTATAATTATTATTTTGTAATTATTAATTTATTTTATTATATTTTCTATGTTTTAAATTATTCCAATTCCTCAAATTTAAATCCTCTGCCGTCCCTG encodes the following:
- the pyrF gene encoding orotidine-5'-phosphate decarboxylase gives rise to the protein MPKLMLALDVLDEFEAIKISEETSEYVDCIKIGYPLVLATDLGIVKRIKDKTGKEVICDFKVADIPSTNEKIAKLTLNYADGIICQGFVGPDSVKAIMDVAKEYNKKDPKNPKKVIMVTEMSHGGATSFMQPIANEIAKMAGDLKVNGIVAPSTRPARLKELKEIANNAFVISPGVGAQGGDLKEVLKVLDENDYVIVGRAIYLNENPKESAKKYKELL